The Cellulomonas sp. S1-8 genome has a window encoding:
- a CDS encoding HupE/UreJ family protein, translated as MRRRLLAGLLPLLALLGSAGPAAAHSYAATAYADLTEPDPGVVRTVLDLEYVLLATDGAREMGDETFESAAYADVQASGRDPALLTPRILEQHTDTVAGYVLPRWSVAPADEGADACPSTLAAPYEIVLIESVPHARIVIESDCRGRVSEHAPAYRITTELFPGTEPGGMTTTIVSYDLVSGSGVAQLDTDTDPAMTTTQDWGSRMWDFFVLGGEHLLFGLDHILFLLALIVGSRRLRDIVLTATAFTVAHSVTFILAALGVVSVPGAVVEPVIALSIAIVALWHLWGVLRRRTGGAPPPALPVAPGAATARVAAGGSGDVATLERVDVETEVAPARRQLGLTRADTVRIAVVFLFGLIHGVGFAGALGIAEAFSWGLLGALLVFNVGIEVVQLGIIVVVFPALALLRRRIPAAGLWLGVVVSAVVAAVGLYWFVERVLAGG; from the coding sequence GTGCGTCGACGCCTTCTCGCCGGGCTGCTCCCGCTGCTCGCGCTGCTGGGTTCCGCCGGTCCCGCGGCCGCCCACAGCTACGCCGCGACCGCCTACGCGGACCTCACCGAGCCCGACCCGGGCGTGGTGCGCACCGTGCTCGATCTCGAGTACGTGCTGCTCGCCACCGACGGCGCTCGCGAGATGGGCGACGAGACGTTCGAGTCCGCTGCGTACGCCGACGTGCAGGCGTCGGGCCGCGACCCGGCCCTGCTCACCCCCCGCATCCTCGAGCAGCACACCGACACGGTCGCCGGTTACGTGCTGCCCCGGTGGTCCGTCGCCCCGGCGGACGAGGGCGCCGACGCGTGCCCCAGCACGCTGGCGGCGCCGTACGAGATCGTCCTGATCGAGAGCGTGCCGCACGCGCGCATCGTGATCGAGTCGGACTGCCGCGGCCGGGTCAGCGAGCACGCCCCCGCGTACCGCATCACGACGGAGCTGTTCCCGGGCACCGAGCCCGGCGGGATGACGACCACGATCGTCAGCTACGACCTCGTGTCGGGCTCCGGTGTCGCGCAGCTCGACACGGACACCGACCCGGCCATGACGACGACCCAGGACTGGGGGTCGCGGATGTGGGACTTCTTCGTGCTGGGCGGCGAGCACCTGCTGTTCGGGCTCGACCACATCCTGTTCCTGCTCGCCCTGATCGTCGGGTCACGTCGGTTGCGCGACATCGTGCTCACCGCGACGGCGTTCACGGTGGCGCACTCGGTGACCTTCATCCTCGCCGCGCTCGGGGTGGTGAGCGTGCCGGGTGCGGTCGTCGAGCCGGTCATCGCGCTGTCGATCGCGATCGTGGCGCTCTGGCACCTGTGGGGCGTGCTCCGCCGACGCACGGGCGGCGCGCCGCCTCCCGCACTGCCGGTCGCACCGGGTGCCGCCACCGCCCGCGTCGCCGCCGGCGGGTCCGGTGATGTCGCCACGCTGGAGCGCGTCGACGTCGAGACGGAGGTCGCGCCGGCCCGGCGGCAGCTGGGCCTCACGCGCGCCGACACGGTGCGCATCGCCGTGGTCTTCCTGTTCGGCCTGATCCACGGCGTCGGCTTCGCCGGCGCGCTGGGCATCGCCGAGGCGTTCTCCTGGGGCCTGCTGGGCGCACTGCTGGTGTTCAACGTGGGCATCGAGGTGGTGCAGCTCGGCATCATCGTCGTGGTGTTCCCCGCCCTGGCGCTCCTGCGCCGGCGGATTCCCGCGGCCGGCCTCTGGCTCGGCGTCGTCGTCTCGGCCGTGGTCGCGGCCGTCGGCCTCTACTGGTTCGTCGAACGTGTGCTCGCCGGCGGCTGA
- a CDS encoding GntR family transcriptional regulator, with product MADDLRRRILDGEFVTGTRLASEHALAHEYEVSRATIRTALAAVARRGLIEPHRNSGWFVRLVDQVQGFDRMRSFTQWAEARGMAAGGRIVQREHVAATVREARRLRVRFGEPLLRFTRIRTLDGRVVMVERSIWAPWVMPLMEEVPVDVVSTTRVLAEAGVDVVHGTHRISAVPASSDDARLLGVRRSSPLLAVHRSTFARDGRAVEFGEDRYLSGEFAFEVAAGS from the coding sequence GTGGCCGACGACCTGCGCCGTCGGATCCTCGACGGCGAGTTCGTCACGGGGACCCGCCTGGCCAGCGAGCACGCGCTCGCGCACGAGTACGAGGTGTCGCGCGCCACCATCCGCACGGCGCTGGCCGCGGTCGCCCGGCGGGGCCTGATCGAGCCCCACCGCAACTCGGGCTGGTTCGTGCGGCTCGTGGACCAGGTGCAGGGCTTCGACCGGATGCGCTCCTTCACGCAGTGGGCCGAGGCGCGCGGCATGGCGGCCGGCGGCCGCATCGTGCAGCGCGAGCACGTCGCCGCGACCGTGCGTGAAGCGCGGCGGCTGCGCGTCCGGTTCGGCGAGCCGCTGCTCCGGTTCACACGGATCCGCACGCTCGACGGGCGCGTCGTGATGGTCGAGCGCTCGATCTGGGCACCGTGGGTCATGCCGCTGATGGAGGAGGTGCCGGTCGACGTGGTCTCGACCACGCGCGTGCTCGCCGAGGCCGGCGTCGACGTCGTGCACGGTACCCACCGGATCTCGGCCGTGCCGGCCTCCAGCGACGACGCGCGGCTGCTCGGCGTGCGGCGCTCGAGCCCGCTGCTCGCGGTGCACCGGTCGACGTTCGCCCGGGACGGCCGGGCCGTGGAGTTCGGCGAGGACCGCTACCTCTCGGGTGAGTTCGCCTTCGAGGTGGCGGCCGGGTCGTAG